The stretch of DNA AATACATGGACTACAGGTTGTATTCCAAAAATTAAGGATGGTGGTTTTAGCCTCACCAATGTGCATATTTTTTCCATTTATATCTGTAAATGTCGTCATCGGTAACAGTTTGCCAACAATATCAGGTTTCTTATTTTTCAAATAATATTTAACGGTATCATTTCGAAATTCAGTAGAAAAAAAGAATCCCCCGGTAGCAAGAGAATCACTGAACTGCTTGTTTGTCAATTCAACACCATTGCTGTCATAATGTAAAAAAAAACTGGCTGATATAGATATACTACCATCCGGATTATATTTTAGTTGCTGGGAAAAAACAACACCAGATAACAAAAAAAATATAAAAGTAAGGAAATATTTATGTGTCATACTAATGGAATTAAGCAACTGACTGATGATTAAACAATCACCAGTCAGTTAATTTAAGTTTTATTCGTATCGTATTTTGGTTTCCAATATACAGTCATTACAAGAGCAAGTTACAGTAGCTTGATTATTCTCTGGATCAAGATCACCTTCTAAAGAACAGGTGTTACAACTTCCATTTGCATGGCAAACAAATGTATATACTGGTTTTTTTCCTGAGTTTTCATTATTATTTTTCAACTTGGGAGATGAACCAGTGATCATACGGACTTGGTTAGAGTTGAAATTTACATGTGTTCCACAGGATATTGCATAATTTCCATATATCCCGTCGGATGTTTTATACTTAACAATAGCAACATACCCTTTATTTACAGGCAGGTATTCGATATCTGTTATCTCAAATTCTTTTATTGTTTCAAAAACATCATTTATAATGGCAGATGACTCTTTCTTTAGTGATTGTATGTTTTGAGAAATCATCTCTCCACTAGGGGATATCAAATTAAGAGCTTGTTCTTCTATAGTAATACTTTCATCTTTATTACACCCAAATATCACACAACACAATATGATCCCATACAGATTTATAATTTTAATTTTCATAGTCATTTTTTTAAGAATTATCATTAATCAAAAGTTATGGTCATCACACAATCACTACAATTATCATCTCCGCAAGAATATTTTATTCTTCCAGTATTAAAATCAACTGTTGCTACAAGCTTACATGGACAATTTCCTGTTGCCTCGCATTTATGATAAATACTACCTGATCCTCCTCCGCTATTTTCGCTTCCGCTCTTAAGACGTACAATATTCGTTGCAAGAGAATTGTCAGATGGTATATTTGTTTTAACAATAGAATCAATATTACCATCACTCAATTGATAATTAATGATTACAGTGTATCCATCTTTTACAGGAAGATATTCAAAATTCAATATATTAAAATCTCCCTTTTCTTTTTTAATCACATATGATAATTCCTCTTTTAAAGCAGAAATACTTGCTGATATAAATTCTCCATTTGGAGCTATTAAACTTTTATCAACATTTTCTTCTTTTTGACAACTTGAAACAAATACAACAAGAGTAACAAATGCTACTGTCGCAATCGATAAAACTATTTTTTTCATATAATTACAATTTTATTATTATAAATTTTAAATTATTTGCAAGCTTTTCACTTCTGAGCAGATCAGTTTTACCATATACCTGATAAATACTTGCATTTCTTTTTTCGTTAATTTTTACTTTTTATTTTTCCATAGACAATATATTTTTAAAGGTTTCTATTAGTTCTATCATTTCTTTTTTTATTGCTATAATATTAGCTGATAGTACCTTTACATCCTTGTCCAATATTTGTTGTGCTAATGCAGAAGCTTCTCTTTTGCGTCCAGTTTCATGATAAAGCAAAGTTAGTTTATATAAAGGCATAAACCGGTTCGGACACATGCTTGCTGCAAGTTTCAGATGCTGTTCCGTTTTATCATATAGCTCCTTTGCCTTGTAATTATCAGCCACCAGCATTTGTACATCCATATCATTATAATATTTTGTACATTTTTCGAATATCTGCAGGCTTTCTTCATGTTTCTTCACATGATTCAGTTCGGCGGCATGATTGTAAAGAAACAGCCCGTTCCTATTCAGGTATTTTTGCAGGCGCTCATATTCCGGCAGCATTTCAAGGGTTTTTCCTATTAAGGATTGCCGGGCTGCCTTTGCCCATTGTATTTCAGCTTTTACCAGCGGAAAGCAAATACATGCAAGTAGTAAGTACAGCATCACCGTACCAATACGTATTATACTGCCGGCCTTTCCAGTTACTGTCTTTGTACGGGTACCGCTACACAACAATGCTAAGTTTAACAGTACAATCAACCAGGTAAATGGATATTTGAACGGATAGGAAAAGAACGAAAACACAGCAACAGCCAGCAGGCTTAGTCCGGCTGTGAATTTCGCAAAGTCCGGGGAACGGCGATAATTGCGGATCAGCAACCATCCAAACAGTGCAAGTACACAGAGGCCAGAAAGGCCATAGCCAACAAGAACCAGCAGGTATTCATTGAAGGGATGTAGGACATTATCTGCTAATGAGGCGTATTTACTATCGGTATGCGTTTCAAAATAATCCGCCTGGTACAACATATACTTTGCCTGGAACGCACCTTGTCCATATCCAGTAACGGGTTTATCCTTTATCATGTTCCAGGTGCATTGCCAGATCAGTAACCGGCCATCGGCCGAATCCTTTTTCATGAAATAAAGCACAGTTACAGATGCTATCAATATGGCTACTATCGTAACAGGCATCCATTTACGGAATCTTATTCCCGAAAACCGGCTGCATACATGACATAGTGTGGTAACAAGGCATGCTGTTATTGCTGCACGTGATCCGGAGAGGACAATACCTGTTAATAGTATGGTAAAAGCAGCTATTGAAATATATCTGATCCTGCCCGGCTTTTCACGTATCAGGTGACCGGTATAAGGCAGGGTAAAACATAATGCGGCGGCAAAACCGGCGGGATTATCAAAACTTCCTGTAATCCGGAAATTAGGATTTAAGGAAGAGAGTACTCCGGCGTACTGCAGCAATCCGTAAACAGCCATCACAACAGCAAGGAAGGTAACGATCCTGAAAAAATACACTGCCGGATAGGTGTGGGTCATTTGTATGAAAAGGTACAGCATGAACAATAAGCCACCTGAATAAAGCAACAATTCGTAATCCCAACCTGAAGCATGCCCATTCCGAAGAGGAACAAAGATCAGGCATGCGGCTATCAGCAGAAATGCCGGTTGTGTAGTTACACGGACATTTTTATGCAGTATGCTCCATAATATTCCGGCAAAAGACACGGCCCATACCAATCCGAACCATTTAGGGGTTATCTCCCGGTTAATGAATGATCCTGACACAGCGAACAGGGAAATACCACATATCAGGCCGAATAAAATAATATCCACCGGAAAAGTAGAGAAATGTTTGATTGGTCGTTTTTTCACAGAACTCTTATTTACTCATTGTGGCAGTGTATATTTCATGTTAAAAAGAATTTCCTATAAATAAATCTAATATAAAGACTCTAAAAGGTCTTTTTTGTACTCAATAACATTACATATATTTGTTTCGATGGTTGGGAAGATATCTCATTTTCAATGATTTAATATGAAATATTTTTTTGTAAATAAGATCGGATATTTAGTAATATGCTGAAAAACCAGCGTTTTTATAGAAGTGGTGGATCTCCCTTCCTATATATACCAGATTTAGTTATATATTTTTATACCAAAAATGCCTGTAATGGGAAGCAAACGTCCTATTTAAGTAATATAAAACAATTAATGTCATATTTGCTGGACTTAATCCAATTGATCAATGTGATTTAAGTTAACAATAAATAGCACTGAGTGTTTAAAAGGAAAGACCGGTAAAAAATGTTCATGGATGATGAAAATGATTTTAGAAAATCGAATTTCTATAGTTAGCAGACAATTTCACTATAATGATTCATGAAATTCGTCAAATACGAACCACTCATTCAAGGGATTCGTATTTGACGAATGGAGGAGTAAAGTCAGTTAACGGATATATTCCTCCAGATTCGGTAAAACAGGTTTATCGATCGCTCATCGATGGAGGAGGCGTCAACCCCCATTGGTAATTGGGTTGTGGCCCGAGTGTCAGTTCCAATGTTCCGCCTTTCACCAGGTCATCATGCCAGAACCAGCAATTGTCCAGCGCTTTACCATTCAGCTTTGCAGACTGGATATAAATATTTTCAGGACTGTTATTGATGGTTTTGATCACAAACTTTTTACCGGAATAATAATTCCTGTCCAGGGCAATTTCTATCTTATCGAAAAGAGGGGTGGTAATTTCGTAATGGGGTTTTACGGATGCGCCTCCGGAAGCATCAAACAATCCTATGGCCATCAATACTCCCAAAGCGCCCATCTGTCCCTGGTCCTCGTCTCCGTTATAGCCGCCGTACGGGCTTGTATCACCGAAAGCCTTCTCTTTGACCCTCCTGACCCAGTATTGTGTCATCCAGGGTGCTTTCGCATAATTGAACAAATGAGCCATATGGCATGAAGGCTGGTTTTCGTAATCTATCCAGTTGATGGAGTGATGTCCATGGGGTGCGACATATTTTTTTTCTGCGGATTTTTCAAACTGCATATTCAGTCGCTCGGTAAAAGCTTTATCACCTCCCATCAGGCGGATAAGACCGGCAAAATCGTGTGGGACATAATAAGTATAGATGGCGGAGTTTGATTCGACAAAACCTTTGGCGCTGAAACCTTCTCCCACGGGCTGAAAATCTTTATACCACGAGCCGTCAAGCTCCCGGGGACGCATCCAGCCTACTTCCGGGTCGAAAACATTCTTATAATTGACCGACCGGGCCATGTATTTATCGTATACATCCTGTTTTCCCATACCTTTGGCTAACTGGGCCATACACCAGTCTTCATAGGCAAAATGAAGGGTCAGGGCGCAGCCACCGCGATGCATGCCCGATCCACGAACGCCTTCGGGAACATAGCCTCTTTCAATGTAGTACTTCATGTGTTCTCCGGGTGTCAGCCCGTAACCGGTATAATCGCGGATACCACCGGGTTCGGAATTTTTGATACTTCCTTCAAAGGCCGCATCGAGGTCGTAATTCCTGATGCCCTTGTTATATGCTGCTGCAATTAAGGGTATCATCTGGTCGCCGACCATTACATAGGTATAGTTGCCTCCTGACGGTCCCCGGGCGATCAATCCGCCGTTTTTGTAATAATCAAGAGCGTTTGCTATGAAATCGTTCAATACCTGCGGATAAACAAAAGACCAAAGCACATTGAGGTTCCATTCGGTTCCCCAAAAAGCATCCGTCGAATAGGTATTCCGGACTGGTTTACCCTTCCCGTCCAGTTCCACCTGTCTTACAACAGGGGAATTCCCTGTATTGTCGATATATTTTCCGTTGACATCGCTGAAAGTCCGTCGTCCAAGGTTAGCGTGAAACAGGTCTGTATAGAATTTAACCCGTTGCTGTTCCGTGCCACCTTCTATCTTTATTTTTCCCAGTTCTTCATTCCAGATTTTATACGACTCTTTTCTCACCTGATCGAAATTCCATTTGGGTAATTCTTCATTCAGGTTCATTTTTGCCTGTTCCTCGCTGACAAAGGAAAGGGCCACCTTCATCAACACAGGTTTGCCGGTTGTTTGATTAAAGGTGATGTATCCTCCGCATTCTATTCCCGATACTTTGTTGGCATCTACCAATATTTTTTCCGGATCTTTCCGGTCATTCTTTTTCCATCCACCGAATTGATCAAAAGCCTGGTTCAGCTGTACAACAAAATAAACCGTGCAGGGTTTTTGCCGTCTTCCGGTTTTGGACATTACCGCAAAGCCGGAAAGTTCCTTTTCCCCGGTTACCCTGATCGACGCTGAATCCATACTGCCATGCCCCAAAGATGCCCCCACATCAAAAAGGATATTTCCGGGTTGTCCTGCCGGGAATGTATAACGATGGAAACCTACACGGCAGGTAGAGGTTAATTCGGCTGTAATTCCATAATCGTCCAGCACAACCTGATGATAACCCGGTTGCACGGTCTCTTTCTCATGTGAGAAAGAAGATTTATTGGCTTCAAAGCCAAGATGCCCCTTCATGGCTCC from Bacteroidales bacterium encodes:
- a CDS encoding GH92 family glycosyl hydrolase, with the protein product MKRNIIILSVLYLLLSTSAYCRQPADYVDPVIDTKHPRWIFFGSACRPFSMVALSPDTKTMGTWGGGYVYGESHIRCFSHIHSWQMSGIPVMPTTGAMKGHLGFEANKSSFSHEKETVQPGYHQVVLDDYGITAELTSTCRVGFHRYTFPAGQPGNILFDVGASLGHGSMDSASIRVTGEKELSGFAVMSKTGRRQKPCTVYFVVQLNQAFDQFGGWKKNDRKDPEKILVDANKVSGIECGGYITFNQTTGKPVLMKVALSFVSEEQAKMNLNEELPKWNFDQVRKESYKIWNEELGKIKIEGGTEQQRVKFYTDLFHANLGRRTFSDVNGKYIDNTGNSPVVRQVELDGKGKPVRNTYSTDAFWGTEWNLNVLWSFVYPQVLNDFIANALDYYKNGGLIARGPSGGNYTYVMVGDQMIPLIAAAYNKGIRNYDLDAAFEGSIKNSEPGGIRDYTGYGLTPGEHMKYYIERGYVPEGVRGSGMHRGGCALTLHFAYEDWCMAQLAKGMGKQDVYDKYMARSVNYKNVFDPEVGWMRPRELDGSWYKDFQPVGEGFSAKGFVESNSAIYTYYVPHDFAGLIRLMGGDKAFTERLNMQFEKSAEKKYVAPHGHHSINWIDYENQPSCHMAHLFNYAKAPWMTQYWVRRVKEKAFGDTSPYGGYNGDEDQGQMGALGVLMAIGLFDASGGASVKPHYEITTPLFDKIEIALDRNYYSGKKFVIKTINNSPENIYIQSAKLNGKALDNCWFWHDDLVKGGTLELTLGPQPNYQWGLTPPPSMSDR
- a CDS encoding TlpA family protein disulfide reductase, with the translated sequence MTHKYFLTFIFFLLSGVVFSQQLKYNPDGSISISASFFLHYDSNGVELTNKQFSDSLATGGFFFSTEFRNDTVKYYLKNKKPDIVGKLLPMTTFTDINGKNMHIGEAKTTILNFWNTTCSPCIKELNELNKLAETFKDVAFIAITKDSLQKVKKFMDGLNVDWNSLSIVTGYKGEFDHIFEITVYPLNLIVDNKCIIRNVSIGKSLVGIREYIKEPDIFK
- a CDS encoding O-antigen ligase family protein — encoded protein: MKKRPIKHFSTFPVDIILFGLICGISLFAVSGSFINREITPKWFGLVWAVSFAGILWSILHKNVRVTTQPAFLLIAACLIFVPLRNGHASGWDYELLLYSGGLLFMLYLFIQMTHTYPAVYFFRIVTFLAVVMAVYGLLQYAGVLSSLNPNFRITGSFDNPAGFAAALCFTLPYTGHLIREKPGRIRYISIAAFTILLTGIVLSGSRAAITACLVTTLCHVCSRFSGIRFRKWMPVTIVAILIASVTVLYFMKKDSADGRLLIWQCTWNMIKDKPVTGYGQGAFQAKYMLYQADYFETHTDSKYASLADNVLHPFNEYLLVLVGYGLSGLCVLALFGWLLIRNYRRSPDFAKFTAGLSLLAVAVFSFFSYPFKYPFTWLIVLLNLALLCSGTRTKTVTGKAGSIIRIGTVMLYLLLACICFPLVKAEIQWAKAARQSLIGKTLEMLPEYERLQKYLNRNGLFLYNHAAELNHVKKHEESLQIFEKCTKYYNDMDVQMLVADNYKAKELYDKTEQHLKLAASMCPNRFMPLYKLTLLYHETGRKREASALAQQILDKDVKVLSANIIAIKKEMIELIETFKNILSMEK